From Streptomyces durmitorensis, a single genomic window includes:
- a CDS encoding ATP-binding protein has protein sequence MTGRVRGRGGGLVGRADELSGLRRLLAQSRLVTVAGGAGVGKSTLAAHAAAAVGSQLTDGVVIVRWWDGGLARGQSVARAVVEAMDGESGGEEDGGHENGGQEDGGQEGDGEQEPHAAGPGQGPVEQGRFGERELIARLRTRRVLVVLDDFDPVREECVRMVQSLLQRAPGVRILATGRQPLGLGQELVLHLGPLPVSSPGAQEEPGPAVRLFMERARGLGRGTEADPEPSARGSAHAPSLPDSLPDEAELRAVSDICAQLEGVPLALELAAAQTALHPPAQLARMLRPAQGWLGRPEAPLRRHRSLRAAVGASYALCGEAERSVWARLSVFAGEFDEDAAVYVCAGGGLDPARVASCLARLVLASVLEPVRDPGGVLQPRYRLPAAARGFGAERLESAGESAAAATRHLAWYRAVASKAHQLWSTGRHEQATLLVRDEEPDLRAALERDPDNADENATALGMVVDLWFWWAVCGHATEGREHLRRLLPLGRADTAGCGQALWLAGWLSACTGAPEAEELLGQAWRVAVLAGDDATIGRVAHVQGVIALRNGETERAIEHLREAAHTVPDHADHGPPAAVSWAGLAVAQALVSPADALRSVRRASAGTQTRHDIWTRSMTQYAHALVEHLRGRHSRAWRRAHKALAGVLSVTGPLGAASVHPVHQLIAAIERGPALGGVAWVPPCGWDPPGA, from the coding sequence ATGACGGGGCGAGTGCGTGGGCGCGGGGGTGGCCTGGTGGGCCGGGCCGATGAGCTGTCGGGGCTCCGCCGCCTGCTGGCCCAGAGCAGGCTGGTGACGGTGGCGGGCGGTGCGGGCGTCGGCAAGAGCACCCTGGCGGCGCACGCCGCGGCGGCGGTGGGCAGTCAGCTCACGGACGGCGTGGTGATCGTGCGCTGGTGGGACGGCGGCCTTGCGCGGGGGCAGTCGGTGGCGCGGGCGGTGGTCGAGGCCATGGACGGCGAGTCCGGCGGCGAGGAGGACGGGGGCCACGAAAACGGGGGCCAGGAAGACGGAGGCCAGGAGGGCGATGGCGAGCAGGAACCGCACGCGGCCGGACCCGGGCAGGGCCCGGTCGAGCAAGGCCGCTTCGGCGAGCGGGAGCTCATCGCGCGGCTCCGGACGCGGCGCGTGCTGGTCGTCCTCGACGACTTCGACCCCGTACGTGAGGAGTGCGTGCGCATGGTGCAGTCGCTGCTGCAGCGCGCCCCGGGCGTCCGCATTCTCGCCACCGGACGGCAACCCCTCGGCCTCGGCCAGGAGTTGGTGCTGCATCTCGGGCCGCTCCCGGTCAGCTCGCCGGGGGCGCAGGAGGAACCGGGGCCCGCGGTGCGGCTGTTCATGGAGCGGGCGCGCGGCCTCGGGCGCGGGACGGAAGCGGACCCCGAGCCGAGCGCCCGGGGCTCCGCGCACGCCCCTTCCCTGCCCGACTCCCTGCCCGACGAAGCCGAACTGCGCGCGGTCAGCGACATCTGCGCCCAGCTGGAGGGCGTACCGCTCGCGCTGGAGCTCGCGGCGGCGCAGACCGCCCTGCACCCGCCCGCACAGCTCGCGCGGATGCTTCGCCCGGCCCAGGGATGGCTCGGCAGACCCGAAGCGCCTCTGCGGCGGCATCGGTCGCTGCGGGCCGCGGTGGGCGCCAGCTACGCGCTGTGCGGGGAGGCCGAGCGCAGCGTCTGGGCTCGGCTCAGTGTCTTCGCGGGCGAGTTCGACGAGGACGCCGCCGTATATGTGTGCGCGGGCGGCGGGCTCGACCCGGCGCGCGTCGCGTCCTGTCTCGCGCGGCTCGTCCTGGCCTCGGTGCTCGAACCGGTGCGTGATCCCGGGGGCGTGCTGCAACCCCGCTATCGGCTGCCTGCCGCGGCCCGCGGGTTCGGTGCCGAACGCCTCGAATCCGCCGGCGAGTCCGCGGCGGCGGCCACCCGCCACCTCGCCTGGTACCGCGCCGTCGCCTCGAAAGCACACCAGTTGTGGAGCACCGGCCGGCACGAGCAGGCGACCCTGCTGGTGCGCGACGAGGAGCCCGATCTGCGGGCCGCGCTCGAACGGGACCCGGACAACGCCGACGAGAACGCGACCGCCCTCGGCATGGTGGTGGACCTCTGGTTCTGGTGGGCCGTGTGCGGCCACGCCACCGAGGGGCGCGAGCATCTGCGGCGGCTGCTGCCCCTCGGACGCGCCGACACCGCCGGTTGCGGGCAGGCCCTCTGGCTGGCCGGCTGGCTCTCGGCCTGCACCGGCGCGCCCGAGGCCGAGGAACTCCTCGGCCAGGCCTGGCGCGTCGCGGTCCTCGCCGGGGACGACGCCACCATCGGCCGGGTCGCGCACGTGCAAGGCGTCATCGCGCTGCGCAACGGCGAGACGGAACGTGCCATCGAGCATCTGCGGGAGGCCGCCCACACCGTTCCCGACCATGCTGACCACGGCCCGCCCGCCGCGGTCAGCTGGGCCGGGCTCGCCGTGGCCCAGGCGCTCGTCTCCCCGGCCGACGCGCTGCGCAGTGTCCGCCGCGCGTCGGCCGGAACGCAGACGCGGCATGACATATGGACGCGCTCCATGACGCAGTACGCCCACGCCCTCGTCGAGCATCTGCGCGGCCGCCACAGCCGCGCCTGGCGCCGGGCGCACAAGGCTCTGGCCGGGGTCCTCTCCGTGACCGGGCCGCTCGGTGCCGCCTCGGTCCATCCGGTCCACCAGCTGATCGCCGCGATCGAACGCGGTCCCGCGCTCGGCGGTGTCGCGTGGGTCCCGCCGTGCGGGTGGGATCCACCGGGGGCTTGA
- a CDS encoding ABC transporter ATP-binding protein: protein MSAHESTAPQGPAQERLSAAETWRALYRYFRPHRWFVALGALCTLIGAATGLAQPLAAKALVDRLGSDDSIAGIILLLTALVVIGTVIESFGAYVLERTAESVVLAARRTLIGRLLRLRLPEVERTQPGDLMSRITSDTTLLRAVTTQSVVSAVAGGLTFIATIVMMGLMDVVLLGVTLGVIVLIGGAVALVMPKIARSTERAQEAVGTISTALERAFGAFRTLKASGAEERETAAVQGAAQEAWRHGVRSAKWQAVAWSSVGFAVQVSFLAVLGIGGARVASGAISVSTLVAFLLFLFYLIDPVSRLVEGVSQYQVGSAAIARIVRAERLETEDVTEPSEPTGQHGPAAVAFEDVTFRYRDGLPYVHHGVSFDIPGPGMTAFVGPSGAGKTTVFGLLERFYDATGGRVLVDGRDVHEWPLAELRAVIGYVEQDAPVLAGTLRENLLFGAPGATGDEIQDVLVRARLDTLVERLPDGLETLVGHRGSQLSGGERQRVAIARALLRKPRLLLLDEATSQLDAVNELALRDVVAEVSREVTVLVVAHRLSTVTLADRIVVMDAGRVRASGTHEELVAADPLYGELAATQFLATTA from the coding sequence CTGTCGGCCCACGAGAGCACCGCGCCACAGGGACCGGCGCAGGAGCGGCTCTCCGCCGCGGAGACCTGGCGGGCGCTGTATCGCTACTTCCGCCCGCACCGCTGGTTCGTCGCGCTCGGCGCCCTGTGCACGCTGATCGGTGCGGCGACCGGTCTCGCCCAGCCCCTCGCCGCGAAAGCCCTGGTGGACCGGCTCGGCAGCGACGACTCGATCGCCGGGATCATCCTCCTGCTCACCGCACTGGTGGTGATCGGCACCGTCATCGAGTCCTTCGGTGCCTACGTCCTCGAACGCACCGCGGAATCCGTGGTGCTCGCGGCCCGGCGCACCCTCATCGGGCGGCTGCTGCGGCTGCGCCTGCCGGAGGTGGAGCGCACCCAGCCCGGCGACCTGATGTCCCGGATCACCTCGGACACGACCCTGCTGCGGGCGGTCACCACGCAGTCCGTGGTGTCCGCCGTCGCGGGCGGGCTCACCTTCATCGCGACGATCGTGATGATGGGCCTCATGGACGTCGTCCTGCTCGGCGTCACCCTCGGCGTGATCGTGCTCATCGGCGGGGCGGTGGCCCTGGTGATGCCGAAGATCGCACGGTCGACGGAGCGCGCCCAGGAAGCGGTCGGCACCATCTCGACCGCGCTGGAGCGGGCGTTCGGCGCGTTCCGCACGCTCAAGGCATCGGGCGCCGAGGAGCGCGAGACCGCCGCCGTGCAAGGCGCCGCGCAGGAGGCCTGGCGGCACGGGGTGCGGTCGGCCAAGTGGCAGGCGGTGGCGTGGAGTTCGGTCGGCTTCGCCGTGCAGGTCTCGTTCCTCGCGGTCCTGGGCATCGGTGGCGCACGCGTCGCGTCCGGCGCGATCTCGGTCTCGACGCTCGTGGCCTTCCTGCTCTTCCTCTTCTATCTGATCGACCCCGTGTCCCGGCTGGTCGAGGGCGTCTCGCAGTACCAGGTCGGCTCGGCGGCCATCGCGCGGATCGTACGGGCCGAACGCCTGGAGACGGAGGACGTCACAGAACCCAGCGAGCCCACAGGGCAGCACGGCCCCGCCGCCGTCGCCTTCGAGGACGTCACCTTCCGCTACCGGGACGGCCTTCCGTACGTCCACCACGGCGTGAGCTTCGACATTCCCGGGCCCGGCATGACCGCCTTCGTCGGCCCTTCGGGCGCGGGCAAGACCACCGTCTTCGGCCTCCTGGAGCGCTTCTACGACGCGACGGGCGGCCGTGTCCTCGTCGACGGCCGTGACGTGCACGAGTGGCCGCTCGCCGAACTCCGCGCCGTCATCGGGTACGTGGAGCAGGACGCGCCCGTCCTGGCCGGCACCCTGCGCGAGAACCTCCTCTTCGGCGCGCCCGGCGCGACCGGCGACGAGATCCAGGACGTGCTCGTGCGCGCCCGCCTCGACACCCTCGTCGAACGGCTGCCGGACGGCCTGGAGACGCTGGTCGGACACCGCGGCTCCCAGCTGTCCGGCGGCGAACGCCAGCGCGTGGCCATCGCCAGGGCGCTGCTGCGCAAGCCACGCCTCCTGCTCCTCGACGAGGCGACCTCGCAGCTCGACGCGGTGAACGAACTGGCCCTGCGCGATGTCGTCGCCGAGGTCTCCCGGGAGGTGACGGTCCTCGTGGTGGCGCACCGCCTCTCGACGGTGACGCTGGCCGACCGGATCGTGGTGATGGACGCGGGGCGGGTCCGCGCGTCCGGCACCCATGAGGAGCTGGTCGCGGCCGATCCCCTGTACGGAGAGCTGGCGGCGACCCAGTTCCTGGCGACGACGGCATGA
- a CDS encoding DinB family protein — MTSGRRRAALFVDEERDSRLDARTTGEERHMLADFLAAQRATLELKCAGLEAELALRSVEPSTLSLLGLVRHLADVERRWFRRVLAGQDVPLLFGTDTHPDHDFDGAVPEPAVIAAAWEAWRAEAAFADRFVMEAPDLDIEGHDGWRGTVSLRWVLIQMVEEYARHNGHADLLRERIDGAIGV, encoded by the coding sequence ATGACCAGCGGACGCAGACGAGCGGCACTGTTCGTGGACGAAGAGCGGGACAGCCGGCTCGACGCACGGACCACCGGCGAAGAGCGGCACATGCTCGCCGACTTCCTCGCCGCCCAGCGCGCGACGCTGGAGCTGAAGTGCGCGGGCCTGGAGGCCGAGTTGGCCCTGCGATCCGTCGAGCCGTCCACGCTCTCGCTGCTCGGTCTCGTCCGGCACCTCGCCGATGTGGAGCGCCGCTGGTTCCGGCGCGTGCTGGCCGGTCAGGACGTGCCGCTCCTCTTCGGTACGGACACGCACCCCGACCACGACTTCGACGGCGCCGTACCCGAACCCGCCGTGATAGCTGCCGCATGGGAGGCCTGGCGCGCCGAGGCGGCCTTCGCCGACCGCTTCGTCATGGAGGCGCCCGACCTCGACATCGAGGGCCACGACGGGTGGCGCGGAACGGTGTCGCTGCGCTGGGTGCTCATCCAGATGGTCGAGGAGTACGCCCGGCACAACGGCCACGCCGACCTGCTCCGCGAGCGGATCGACGGCGCGATCGGCGTGTAG
- a CDS encoding M15 family metallopeptidase encodes MSPIEIMLMSDPKVAAVPVRECGEPLVDVRHDGALLVDTRAQDTDDAFARLREGVLARLLHAQGLLPGGLRLLFVEGYRPPWLQRSYFEEYEGHLRALHPTWDAERLHAAASRYVSPPRIAPHSEGSAVDLTLADADGRELDLGTRMNADPEESEGACYTDADNITPGARRNREILGTALRNEGLVNYPTEWWHWSYGDRYWALATGAPHALYGAMELSRP; translated from the coding sequence ATGAGTCCGATAGAGATCATGTTGATGTCCGACCCGAAGGTGGCCGCCGTACCGGTGCGGGAGTGCGGGGAGCCCCTCGTGGACGTACGCCACGACGGCGCGCTCCTGGTGGACACCCGTGCCCAGGACACCGATGACGCCTTCGCCCGGCTGCGCGAAGGCGTCCTTGCCCGCCTCCTGCACGCCCAGGGGCTGTTGCCCGGCGGACTGCGCCTGCTGTTCGTCGAGGGCTACCGCCCTCCGTGGCTGCAGCGCAGCTATTTCGAGGAGTATGAGGGCCACCTCCGGGCCCTGCACCCCACGTGGGACGCCGAGCGCCTCCACGCGGCGGCGAGCCGCTATGTCTCCCCGCCCCGGATCGCACCGCACAGCGAGGGTTCCGCCGTGGACCTCACTCTCGCCGACGCCGACGGCCGCGAACTCGACCTGGGCACCCGGATGAACGCGGACCCGGAGGAGAGCGAGGGCGCCTGCTACACCGATGCCGACAACATCACCCCCGGAGCCCGCCGCAACCGCGAGATCCTCGGCACGGCCCTGCGGAACGAGGGACTCGTCAACTACCCCACCGAGTGGTGGCATTGGTCCTACGGCGACCGCTACTGGGCCCTGGCCACGGGCGCGCCGCACGCTCTGTACGGGGCGATGGAACTGAGCCGTCCCTAG
- a CDS encoding TetR/AcrR family transcriptional regulator: MTGSALPPLPSPDAPGGARELALTPVGEPPSLRADAARNRTRLLEAASELMAGCGAAQLTMDAVATAAGVGKGTVFRRFGDRTGLLVALLDHREQQLQAAFLSGPAPLGPDAPPLERLHAFGPALVRHERDHHELILASRTDPLRTYAVPANRLRLTHVTMLLRQAGAAGDTELLAHALLGSIDSVLVHHLTVGLGMPLDRVDAGWHDLVDRLLPAR; this comes from the coding sequence ATGACCGGCTCCGCTCTCCCGCCCCTTCCCTCGCCCGACGCCCCGGGCGGGGCGAGGGAGCTCGCCCTCACACCGGTCGGCGAACCGCCGTCGCTCAGGGCCGACGCGGCGCGCAACCGCACGCGCCTGCTGGAGGCCGCCTCAGAGCTGATGGCCGGATGCGGGGCCGCGCAGCTGACCATGGATGCGGTGGCCACGGCGGCCGGAGTCGGCAAAGGCACCGTCTTCCGGCGCTTCGGCGACCGCACCGGGCTCCTCGTCGCCCTGCTCGACCACCGTGAGCAGCAGCTCCAGGCCGCCTTCCTCTCGGGCCCGGCCCCGCTGGGCCCCGACGCCCCGCCCCTGGAGCGCCTGCACGCGTTCGGTCCCGCCCTCGTCCGCCACGAGCGCGACCACCACGAACTGATCCTGGCCTCACGGACCGACCCGCTGCGCACCTACGCCGTACCGGCGAACCGGCTGCGCCTCACGCACGTGACGATGCTGCTGCGGCAGGCGGGCGCGGCCGGCGACACCGAACTGCTCGCGCACGCCCTGCTCGGCTCCATCGACAGCGTCCTGGTCCACCACCTGACCGTCGGGCTCGGCATGCCGCTCGACCGCGTGGACGCCGGGTGGCACGACCTCGTCGACCGGCTGCTGCCCGCGCGGTAG
- a CDS encoding NAD(P)H-dependent oxidoreductase: MSVRILALVGSLRAGSHNRQLAEAAAKHAPAGVDVELFEGLADVPFYNEDIDVEGSVPAAAARLREVAGGTDAFLLFSPEYNGTMPAVLKNAIDWLSRPYGAGALSGKPVAVVGTAFGQYGGVWAQDEARKAAGIAGGAVIEDAKLSIPASLTRFAETHPADDTEVATALTEVVARLTEQAAPAAA; the protein is encoded by the coding sequence ATGTCTGTACGCATCCTCGCCCTCGTCGGCAGCCTCCGCGCCGGATCCCACAACCGTCAGCTCGCCGAGGCCGCGGCCAAGCACGCGCCCGCGGGCGTGGACGTCGAGCTGTTCGAGGGTCTTGCGGACGTGCCCTTCTACAACGAGGACATCGACGTCGAGGGCAGCGTCCCGGCCGCCGCGGCCCGCCTGCGCGAGGTGGCCGGCGGCACCGACGCTTTCCTCCTCTTCTCGCCCGAGTACAACGGCACCATGCCCGCCGTCCTGAAGAACGCGATCGACTGGCTGTCCCGCCCGTACGGCGCCGGTGCGCTCTCCGGCAAGCCGGTCGCCGTCGTCGGCACCGCGTTCGGCCAGTACGGCGGCGTGTGGGCGCAGGACGAGGCCCGCAAGGCCGCGGGCATCGCCGGTGGCGCGGTCATCGAGGACGCCAAGCTGTCCATCCCCGCCTCCCTGACGCGCTTCGCCGAGACCCACCCGGCCGACGACACCGAGGTGGCCACGGCCCTCACCGAGGTCGTCGCCCGCCTCACCGAGCAGGCCGCGCCCGCCGCTGCCTGA
- a CDS encoding SDR family oxidoreductase, with amino-acid sequence MYVVPDQTGALAVITGANSGTGKEAARRIAGAGAHVVLAVRTPAKGEQARAEILAEHPEARIDVRRIDLADLASVEEFADGLISDGTPIDLLVNNAGVMAPPTRMTTADNFELQMGSNFLGPFALTVRLLPLLLAAQAPRVATMSSGMADYGRIRFDDLQWERRRYSPYRSYAQSKLADLMLARQLAAVSAERGWNLLSTAAHPGYTRTNLQTAGASLGSDKPRSAPLTSLSFLPSQAVGPGTEPLLYAATSPDAVAGGYYGPGGRFGLVGPTTTARVTKRALDPETNARLWREAELLTGVTLPAPVA; translated from the coding sequence ATGTACGTCGTCCCTGATCAGACCGGCGCCCTCGCCGTCATCACCGGCGCGAACAGCGGCACCGGCAAGGAAGCCGCCCGCCGTATCGCCGGTGCCGGAGCGCATGTCGTGCTGGCCGTGCGCACGCCCGCCAAGGGCGAGCAGGCCCGCGCCGAGATCCTCGCCGAGCACCCGGAGGCACGGATCGACGTGCGCCGGATCGATCTCGCGGACCTGGCGTCGGTCGAGGAGTTCGCCGACGGCCTCATCTCCGACGGCACGCCCATCGACCTGTTGGTCAACAACGCCGGAGTGATGGCGCCGCCCACCCGTATGACGACGGCCGACAACTTCGAGCTGCAGATGGGCAGCAACTTCCTCGGCCCCTTCGCGCTGACCGTGCGGCTCCTGCCCCTGCTGCTCGCGGCGCAGGCCCCGCGCGTGGCCACCATGAGCAGCGGCATGGCCGACTACGGCCGGATCCGCTTCGACGACCTCCAGTGGGAGCGCCGCCGCTACAGCCCCTACCGCTCGTACGCCCAGTCCAAGCTCGCCGACCTGATGCTGGCCCGGCAGCTGGCCGCCGTGTCCGCCGAGCGCGGCTGGAACCTCCTGAGCACCGCCGCCCACCCCGGCTACACCCGCACCAACCTCCAGACGGCGGGCGCGAGCCTCGGCAGCGACAAGCCGAGGTCCGCCCCGCTCACCTCGCTGAGCTTCCTGCCCTCGCAGGCGGTCGGGCCGGGCACGGAACCCCTGCTGTACGCGGCGACCAGCCCCGACGCCGTGGCGGGCGGCTACTACGGTCCGGGCGGCCGCTTCGGCCTCGTCGGCCCCACCACCACCGCCCGGGTGACCAAGCGGGCCCTGGACCCCGAGACCAACGCCCGCCTGTGGCGCGAGGCCGAACTCCTCACCGGCGTCACTCTGCCCGCGCCCGTCGCCTGA
- a CDS encoding TetR/AcrR family transcriptional regulator, with protein MKETPFRRARSEEQRAVRRQAILDTAAAMLTEMPVAQLSLNELSRRVGLAKSNVLRYFESREAVLLELLDVALGEWLQELDRELASAVDATASPTGRCDQLSATIATSLAARPVLCDLVSAQAAVLERNVSPQVAAEHKRAAIASVGVLIGLVRAHLPELTEEDGMRFAAYAVMVTGSAWTHSQPSAAMLAAYEADPELAAMRLDFTSFVREALEVLLSGLFARAAH; from the coding sequence ATGAAAGAAACGCCCTTCCGGCGCGCCCGCAGCGAGGAACAGCGCGCCGTACGCAGACAGGCGATCCTGGACACCGCGGCGGCGATGCTGACCGAGATGCCGGTCGCCCAGCTGAGCCTCAACGAGCTGAGCCGCCGCGTCGGCCTGGCGAAGTCGAACGTGCTGCGCTACTTCGAGTCCCGCGAGGCCGTGCTGCTCGAACTGCTCGACGTCGCCCTGGGGGAGTGGCTCCAGGAGCTCGACCGAGAGCTCGCCTCCGCGGTCGACGCCACCGCGTCCCCCACCGGGCGCTGCGACCAGCTGTCCGCCACGATCGCCACGTCGCTGGCGGCGCGCCCCGTCCTGTGCGACCTGGTCAGCGCGCAGGCCGCGGTCCTGGAGCGCAACGTCTCCCCGCAGGTCGCCGCGGAGCACAAGCGAGCCGCCATCGCGAGCGTCGGCGTACTGATCGGACTCGTGCGCGCGCACCTGCCGGAGCTCACCGAGGAGGACGGGATGCGGTTCGCCGCCTACGCCGTCATGGTGACGGGCTCCGCCTGGACCCACTCGCAGCCGTCCGCCGCGATGCTGGCCGCGTACGAAGCCGATCCCGAACTGGCGGCCATGCGGCTCGACTTCACCTCGTTCGTCCGCGAGGCACTCGAAGTGCTGCTCAGCGGATTGTTCGCACGGGCCGCACACTGA
- a CDS encoding SRPBCC domain-containing protein: MYSTQVSGHVNAPRTAVYQALLDADAVARWRVPDGMSGHVHTFDPREGGRFRVSLTYDARSGTGKSASHTDTYHGHFAKLVPDEQVVEVLAFEAEDPALRGTMTMTTTLTDEDGGTAVLVVHEGIPDSIPAADNETGTRMALANLARLVEGAR; encoded by the coding sequence ATGTACTCGACCCAGGTGTCCGGGCACGTGAACGCCCCGCGTACGGCCGTCTACCAGGCGCTTCTGGACGCGGACGCGGTCGCGCGCTGGCGCGTCCCGGACGGCATGAGCGGGCACGTGCACACCTTCGATCCCCGCGAAGGCGGGCGGTTCCGCGTCTCGCTCACTTACGACGCGCGGTCCGGCACCGGCAAGTCGGCCTCGCACACCGACACGTACCACGGCCACTTCGCCAAGCTCGTGCCGGACGAGCAGGTCGTCGAAGTGCTCGCGTTCGAGGCCGAGGATCCCGCCCTGCGCGGCACGATGACGATGACGACCACGCTCACCGACGAGGACGGCGGAACCGCCGTCCTCGTCGTGCACGAGGGGATCCCCGACAGCATTCCCGCCGCCGACAACGAGACGGGGACGCGCATGGCGCTGGCGAATCTCGCCCGGCTCGTCGAGGGCGCGCGGTAG
- a CDS encoding YoaK family protein, with amino-acid sequence MNSLLDRAAARLFPETDGHHGVLPPLLVLLTFVTGLVDAVSYLGLDRVFVANMTGNVVFLGFALAGDVQLSATASLLAVGAFVAGAWAGGLIAPRVAQPLRLFALLVAAHAVLAAVALVLDLAADFRHVLIVLLALGMGLQNAVVGKLAVPDLTTTVLTRTLTGLASDRPGPASVRRFVSVAAMFTGALAGGLLQLHHGMAAALAPAILLLTAVALAAFLRGAAELRAR; translated from the coding sequence ATGAACTCATTGCTCGACCGGGCCGCCGCCCGCCTCTTCCCCGAGACCGATGGCCACCATGGTGTGCTGCCTCCGCTCCTCGTGCTGCTGACCTTCGTCACCGGTCTTGTCGACGCCGTCAGCTATCTCGGCCTCGACCGTGTCTTCGTCGCCAACATGACCGGCAACGTGGTCTTCCTGGGCTTCGCGCTCGCGGGCGACGTGCAGCTGTCCGCGACGGCGTCGCTCCTGGCGGTCGGCGCGTTCGTGGCCGGCGCGTGGGCGGGCGGGCTGATCGCCCCACGGGTCGCGCAGCCGCTGCGGCTGTTCGCGCTCCTTGTCGCGGCGCACGCCGTGCTCGCGGCGGTCGCCCTGGTGCTCGACCTCGCCGCCGACTTCAGGCATGTCCTGATCGTGCTGCTCGCGCTCGGCATGGGGCTGCAGAACGCCGTGGTCGGCAAGCTCGCCGTACCCGATCTGACCACGACCGTCCTCACCCGCACCCTGACCGGTCTGGCCTCCGACCGGCCCGGTCCGGCCTCGGTGCGCAGATTCGTGTCCGTCGCCGCGATGTTCACCGGCGCCCTCGCGGGCGGACTGCTTCAGCTCCACCACGGCATGGCCGCCGCGCTCGCGCCCGCGATCCTGCTGCTGACCGCCGTGGCTCTGGCGGCGTTCCTTCGGGGCGCGGCCGAGCTGCGTGCGCGCTGA
- a CDS encoding carboxylesterase/lipase family protein gives MTAANRTGTRTVTTAQGRVAGARHEGFAVFRGIPYAAPPAVTGRFAAPRPHAPWDGVRDSTVAGPTAPQPERNLGAIDMSPYFGPGWVPGDDYLTLDIWAPDRPGHQGQDLDPGDPGLPVMVFVHGGGFVAGSTRASLYDGAAFARDGVVLVTVNYRLGIAGFLDLPGAPRNRGLLDVLAALRWVRENIAAFGGDPDQVTLFGQSAGATLTGAVVAAPESIGLVRRAIVQSGSGLGAFSPEQAARVTRAAAVELGIAARADAFETVPDARLVEATARLGGIDLRTTTAYDPLIGLSPFSVVADRQPADAIAAGQGNSDIDLLIGTNTEEGNLYLVPSGAYATSTPADVRAAAERSHPEPDLLVAAYRAAHPEATAGQLRSAVMGDALFGAGSRALADAHADRSSGATYSYLFDWRSRAFDGLLGATHTMELPFVFGLDPAQLSGPDALFGPGVPPPDLSGRMHAAWVGFARTGDPGWAPYDTRRRATAVIGRGWAVREDPGSEVRRAWER, from the coding sequence ATGACCGCCGCGAACCGCACCGGCACCCGCACCGTGACCACCGCGCAGGGAAGGGTCGCGGGCGCCCGGCACGAGGGCTTCGCGGTCTTCCGCGGCATCCCGTACGCCGCGCCCCCGGCCGTCACCGGGCGCTTCGCCGCGCCTCGGCCGCACGCCCCGTGGGACGGCGTCCGGGACTCCACCGTGGCGGGGCCGACCGCGCCGCAGCCCGAGCGGAACCTGGGCGCGATCGACATGTCGCCCTACTTCGGCCCCGGCTGGGTGCCCGGGGACGACTACCTCACCCTCGACATCTGGGCCCCCGACCGCCCCGGCCACCAGGGGCAGGACCTGGACCCGGGCGACCCGGGCCTGCCGGTCATGGTCTTCGTGCACGGCGGAGGCTTCGTGGCGGGCTCGACCAGGGCGAGCCTGTATGACGGCGCCGCCTTCGCGCGGGACGGCGTCGTCCTGGTGACCGTCAACTACCGCCTCGGCATCGCGGGTTTCCTCGACCTGCCGGGAGCGCCGCGCAACCGTGGTCTGCTCGACGTACTCGCCGCCCTGCGCTGGGTACGGGAGAACATCGCCGCGTTCGGAGGGGACCCCGATCAGGTCACGCTCTTCGGCCAGTCCGCCGGTGCCACCCTCACCGGTGCCGTCGTCGCGGCGCCGGAGAGCATCGGTCTCGTCCGGCGCGCCATCGTGCAGAGCGGCAGCGGCCTGGGCGCCTTCTCGCCCGAACAGGCCGCCCGGGTGACGCGGGCGGCAGCGGTCGAGCTGGGCATCGCCGCGCGGGCCGACGCCTTCGAGACCGTCCCCGACGCACGGCTGGTCGAGGCCACGGCCCGGCTCGGCGGCATCGACCTGCGGACCACCACCGCCTACGACCCGTTGATCGGGCTCAGCCCCTTCAGCGTCGTCGCGGACCGCCAGCCCGCCGATGCCATCGCCGCCGGGCAGGGCAACTCCGACATCGATCTCCTCATCGGCACCAACACCGAGGAGGGCAACCTCTACCTCGTGCCCTCCGGCGCGTACGCCACATCGACCCCGGCCGACGTACGCGCCGCCGCCGAACGCTCCCACCCCGAACCGGACTTGCTGGTCGCCGCCTACCGCGCGGCGCACCCGGAGGCCACCGCCGGGCAACTGCGCTCCGCCGTTATGGGCGACGCGCTGTTCGGCGCGGGGAGCCGGGCCCTGGCCGATGCCCACGCCGACCGGTCTTCTGGCGCCACGTACAGCTATCTGTTCGACTGGCGCTCCCGCGCCTTCGACGGGCTGCTCGGCGCCACCCACACGATGGAACTCCCCTTCGTCTTCGGCCTCGACCCGGCTCAACTAAGCGGCCCCGACGCCCTGTTCGGTCCGGGCGTCCCTCCGCCCGACCTCTCCGGCCGCATGCATGCCGCCTGGGTCGGCTTCGCCCGCACCGGTGACCCCGGCTGGGCGCCGTACGACACCCGTCGCCGGGCGACGGCGGTCATCGGCCGGGGCTGGGCGGTTCGTGAGGACCCCGGAAGCGAGGTGCGCCGGGCCTGGGAGCGGTGA